A window from Primulina eburnea isolate SZY01 chromosome 2, ASM2296580v1, whole genome shotgun sequence encodes these proteins:
- the LOC140824538 gene encoding U-box domain-containing protein 19-like: MALPIDRNNRRILRFPAVRPCEAISPETLLESLITISRSICSFKSKFFASQRRNSRESIRQIEILSILFEEIRDHFSGVWNPIILCLSELHQTFQMIQFLMEDCTREGARFWILMKSYSVSSQFQVSIRSIATALDVLPLNSIEVPYETKELVEMLSKQARKAKFELEPGDEEAMKRVILLMNQFENKFEPDHSIIKKILDYLGIKTWDDCHKEIKFLNEEIEAECVGCDEREVPLLSSLLGLLSYCRGIIFEDSEFSGILDQTDGRNNNLETLSCLNPEDFLCPISLELMTDPVTVSTGQTYNQASIQKWLKSGNLLCPVTGEKLTSTEMVPNTNLRKLIEQFCAEYGVSLEKSRKKNRDISRTILPGSPTNEESIKFLSRFLTSKLWSGTDYQKNKAAHEIRLLSKSNLFNRSCLIESGCVPHLLDLLHSTDPATQENVMSALLKLSKQPNGQKVIMRRSKGLNAILGVLKTGLKLESRQIAAATIFYLCSTHENRKIIGENQETIPALLELIKEGTPCGQKNSMVALFALQIRHRNRQRAIESGAVPVLLNLLSSCNRFELITDTLAVLSILADNITASIEILEAASLSLILRQLQTIETRAGKEYCISILHSLCLNCGEVVVSILAKDAHLMSVLYSIISDGTSSHANKIARSLTKILHRFSETRDGFQIEELRQEQFIGV, from the coding sequence ATGGCACTACCTATTGATCGAAATAATCGTCGGATTCTGAGATTCCCAGCGGTTAGGCCGTGCGAGGCCATTTCTCCAGAGACCCTTTTGGAATCATTGATCACAATATCCCGCAGCATATGCAGTTTCAAATCCAAATTCTTCGCAAGTCAGAGAAGAAATTCACGTGAATCGATCCGCCAGATCGAGATTCTTTCCATCCTCTTTGAGGAAATCCGAGACCATTTCTCGGGTGTTTGGAATCCTATTATTCTTTGCTTGTCGGAGCTCCACCAGACATTCCAAATGATTCAGTTCTTGATGGAAGATTGCACGCGTGAAGGAGCTAGATTTTGGATTTTGATGAAATCCTACTCGGTGAGTAGCCAGTTTCAGGTATCCATTCGTTCCATAGCGACTGCCCTCGATGTTCTTCCGTTGAATTCAATTGAAGTTCCATATGAAACTAAGGAGCTGGTAGAAATGCTATCTAAGCAAGCCCGAAAGGCGAAATTCGAGCTTGAGCCCGGAGACGAAGAAGCGATGAAGAGGGTGATTCTGTTGATGAATCAATTCGAGAATAAATTCGAGCCCGACCATTCTATCATCAAGAAGATTCTTGATTATCTAGGCATCAAAACATGGGATGATTGCCACAAGGAGATTAAATTCTTGAATGAAGAAATTGAGGCGGAATGTGTAGGTTGTGATGAAAGAGAAGTACCTTTGTTAAGCAGTTTACTTGGATTATTAAGTTACTGCAGAGGCATCATATTCGAAGATTCTGAATTTTCCGGGATTTTGGACCAAACAGATGGGAGAAATAATAATCTTGAAACACTCAGTTGTTTGAATCCTGAAGATTTTCTTTGTCCCATTTCACTAGAGCTTATGACCGATCCTGTTACAGTGTCGACCGGGCAGACCTACAATCAAGCCTCTATTCAAAAATGGCTCAAATCAGGGAATTTGCTCTGTCCCGTTACAGGTGAGAAGCTCACAAGCACTGAAATGGTGCCTAACACAAATCTTCGGAAGCTGATCGAACAGTTCTGCGCAGAATACGGTGTCTCTTTGGAGAAATCGAGGAAGAAGAATAGAGATATTTCAAGGACAATTTTACCTGGAAGTCCTACCAATGAGGAATCCATCAAATTCTTGTCTCGGTTTCTTACATCAAAATTATGGTCTGGAACAGATTATCAGAAAAACAAGGCAGCCCACGAAATTCGCCTACTTTCCAAGTCGAATCTGTTCAATAGGTCTTGTTTGATTGAATCAGGTTGTGTCCCGCATCTACTTGATTTGCTTCATTCGACAGATCCGGCTACTCAAGAAAACGTTATGTCAGCTTTGTTGAAGTTGTCAAAACAGCCAAACGGCCAGAAAGTAATTATGAGAAGAAGCAAAGGATTGAACGCAATTCTTGGAGTTCTTAAAACAGGATTGAAGTTAGAATCCAGACAGATCGCAGCTGCTACGATCTTTTACCTCTGTTCCACCCACGAAAACAGAAAGATCATAGGAGAAAACCAAGAAACAATCCCTGCCTTACTCGAACTGATCAAAGAAGGGACACCATGTGGGCAAAAAAACTCTATGGTGGCTCTCTTCGCATTACAAATACGTCACAGAAACCGGCAAAGGGCTATAGAATCTGGGGCCGTACCAGTACTTCTAAACTTACTATCTTCTTGCAACAGATTTGAGCTGATAACAGATACATTAGCGGTTCTTTCCATATTGGCAGATAATATAACTGCATCGATCGAAATATTGGAAGCGGCGTCTCTTTCCTTGATTCTACGACAACTACAAACCATTGAAACGCGGGCTGGAAAGGAATACTGCATATCGATTCTGCATTCTTTGTGCCTGAACTGTGGAGAAGTTGTTGTGTCTATCTTGGCAAAGGATGCTCACTTAATGTCTGTGCTTTATTCAATTATCAGTGATGGAACATCATCCCATGCCAACAAAATAGCAAGATCGCTTACTAAAATCTTGCACAGATTTAGTGAAACGAGAGATGGTTTTCAAATCGAGGAGCTGAggcaagaacaatttattggtgtTTGA